Proteins from one Lottiidibacillus patelloidae genomic window:
- a CDS encoding urease accessory protein UreH domain-containing protein, whose product MHHIFHEWSTVLSNPIANLTYSMESVPIMFALLLGMVAILAPCQITGNLGAIMLYGNKSLQEKVAWKEAIAFIIGKITVYSFLGVIVLVVGKEIMESFQSIAPYIRKLLGPMLVFIGLVLMGLINFKFSFSFTRGDFTKSKKGVYSAFLFGVFISLGFCPTMFLLFFLTLMPIVLTSSVGVLLPSVFAVGTSLPLLLFLGLIAFTGYQGTTLKQSKKIGSLVQILTGLLLFTIGALDTLTFWFA is encoded by the coding sequence ATGCATCATATATTTCATGAATGGAGCACCGTTCTTTCTAATCCAATTGCTAACTTAACATATAGTATGGAGAGTGTACCTATCATGTTTGCGCTTCTGTTAGGTATGGTGGCGATTTTAGCGCCATGTCAAATAACGGGAAACCTCGGAGCTATTATGCTTTATGGTAATAAATCACTTCAAGAAAAAGTCGCCTGGAAAGAGGCAATTGCATTCATTATCGGGAAAATTACAGTCTATTCTTTTCTTGGTGTAATCGTATTAGTAGTAGGAAAAGAGATCATGGAGAGTTTCCAAAGTATAGCACCTTACATTCGAAAATTATTAGGTCCAATGCTTGTCTTTATAGGATTAGTATTAATGGGATTAATCAATTTTAAGTTTTCTTTTTCATTCACTAGAGGCGATTTTACTAAAAGTAAAAAAGGAGTTTATAGTGCCTTTCTATTCGGTGTATTTATTTCACTAGGATTCTGCCCAACAATGTTTCTGTTGTTTTTCTTAACATTAATGCCAATCGTGTTAACTTCAAGTGTTGGCGTATTGTTACCGAGTGTTTTTGCAGTAGGAACGTCATTACCTTTACTCTTATTTCTTGGGTTAATCGCTTTTACGGGATATCAAGGGACAACTTTAAAGCAAAGTAAAAAAATTGGTAGTCTAGTGCAAATATTAACCGGGTTACTTCTTTTCACCATTGGAGCTTTAGACACATTAACATTTTGGTTCGCATAA
- a CDS encoding MFS transporter produces the protein MIKNLKDWKEPTLLLSSMGISSIGDFIYLVAINIIVYQLTGSATAVAGLWIVGPLTNIITKFWTGSFIDYRSKRKVMIVTYIIRATFICLIPLAPNIAVIYGILVILSVAKAFFHPSSMTYVAILVPKEKRKQFNSISSFTSSGAFIIGPAIGGSLILLTTVEATLWLNALFFLFSAILLFFLPDKENINKDTIPTLTFSQVVQDFSVVQKFMSQNKYLTFTYLGFIIVMLFTFAMDAQEVVFTQQVIGLSEMEYSLLISITGIGSVIGAMLLSIFSNFFSLRYMIVTGIVMMTIGYVTYAFSWSFLSIVVGFVILGFFNVFLNAGITTFYQNNVPVEIMGRVTSIYQLIQSAAQVVFILVTGFVADLISLRLTIITMALVMLFLSIIFSLSVLKPSKAFYYREDYSEKDKLSV, from the coding sequence ATGATAAAAAACTTAAAGGATTGGAAAGAGCCCACGCTGTTACTATCTTCTATGGGGATATCTAGTATCGGAGACTTTATCTATTTAGTTGCAATAAATATTATTGTATATCAATTAACGGGGTCGGCAACTGCTGTTGCAGGACTGTGGATAGTTGGACCACTAACAAACATTATTACTAAGTTCTGGACTGGTAGTTTTATTGATTACCGTAGTAAGAGAAAAGTAATGATTGTAACATACATAATTAGAGCGACTTTCATCTGCTTAATCCCACTTGCACCAAATATAGCAGTTATATATGGGATCTTGGTTATCCTGAGTGTAGCAAAAGCATTCTTCCATCCATCATCAATGACATACGTTGCTATACTTGTTCCTAAAGAAAAAAGAAAGCAATTTAACTCTATTAGCTCTTTTACAAGTTCTGGGGCATTTATTATTGGACCAGCTATAGGCGGCTCTCTTATTTTATTGACTACAGTTGAAGCGACATTGTGGCTAAATGCATTGTTCTTTCTGTTTTCAGCAATTTTATTATTTTTTCTACCGGATAAAGAAAATATTAATAAAGATACAATCCCGACATTGACTTTTTCCCAAGTGGTACAGGATTTTTCAGTAGTTCAGAAGTTCATGTCACAAAATAAATATCTAACTTTTACCTACCTTGGCTTTATTATTGTTATGCTTTTTACCTTTGCAATGGATGCGCAAGAAGTTGTATTTACACAACAAGTTATAGGGCTTTCTGAGATGGAGTATAGTCTCTTGATAAGTATTACTGGGATTGGTTCTGTTATTGGTGCTATGTTACTTTCAATTTTTTCAAATTTCTTCTCGCTTAGATATATGATTGTCACCGGTATTGTCATGATGACAATAGGTTATGTAACTTATGCATTTTCATGGTCATTTCTATCAATTGTGGTTGGATTTGTAATCTTAGGTTTCTTTAATGTGTTCTTAAATGCAGGAATAACGACTTTTTACCAAAATAATGTTCCAGTAGAAATTATGGGCAGAGTGACAAGTATTTATCAGTTGATACAAAGTGCTGCTCAAGTAGTATTTATTCTTGTAACAGGGTTTGTAGCAGATTTAATTTCTTTAAGACTAACAATTATTACGATGGCACTTGTGATGCTTTTCTTATCTATAATCTTTTCTTTATCAGTATTGAAGCCAAGCAAAGCATTTTATTATCGAGAAGACTACAGTGAAAAAGACAAACTAAGTGTTTAA